The following are encoded in a window of Spea bombifrons isolate aSpeBom1 chromosome 2, aSpeBom1.2.pri, whole genome shotgun sequence genomic DNA:
- the CSTA gene encoding cystatin-A, with translation MPMVGGLGAAKPATPEIQELCDSVKVQAEAKCGANFSTFEAVEYKTQVVAGTNYFVKVFIGGDKYAHVRIYQALPHAQQGPTVHSCQLDKSREEEIVHF, from the exons ATGCCTATGGTCGGAGGACTCGGGGCTGCCAAGCCCGCCACACCTGAGATCCAGGAGCTCTGTGACTCG GTAAAAGTGCAAGCGGAGGCGAAATGTGGAGCGAACTTCAGCACCTTCGAAGCCGTCGAATACAAGACCCAAGTTGTTGCTGGAACAAATTACTTTGTTAAG GTCTTCATTGGTGGTGATAAATATGCACACGTGCGCATCTATCAAGCCCTTCCTCATGCACAGCAGGGGCCGACCGTCCATTCCTGTCAGCTCGACAAATCCAGGGAGGAAGAGATTGTCCATTTCTGA